A genomic window from Luteolibacter sp. LG18 includes:
- a CDS encoding AEC family transporter, which yields MLSTKEIIWSVLPPYLLLLIGVILRRVGVLRRDHDEATMHVAFHVMYPCFLLDKILGSSAVRNLSAVTWPIAVGFLLPVAGIAIGWVFGKLIGLEKGTGRRTFALSSGLQNFGYTAIPVVEKLWSAGAVAVLAVHNLGVELAVWSVGVMLLSGSNTFQWRKLVNGPVFAVVGGLLLVATGIDQSIVGPPREAIHMLGSGAFPVAIMLTGAILLDLAKNERPSWKVVVGGALVRLVLSPLVILSAAKFLPVAIELKQVLVVQAAMPAAMTPILLARLYGGRAGIAVQVVVATTVLSLLTIPWVITWGSAWVGLKPGLH from the coding sequence GTGCTTTCCACGAAAGAGATCATCTGGTCCGTCCTGCCGCCGTATTTGCTTCTGCTGATCGGCGTCATCCTGCGGCGGGTCGGAGTTCTTCGCCGAGACCACGATGAGGCGACCATGCACGTGGCCTTCCACGTGATGTATCCGTGCTTCCTGTTGGACAAGATCCTCGGGTCGTCGGCGGTCCGGAACCTGTCCGCGGTGACGTGGCCGATCGCGGTCGGTTTCCTGCTGCCGGTGGCTGGGATCGCCATCGGCTGGGTGTTCGGAAAGCTGATCGGCTTGGAAAAGGGCACCGGGCGGCGGACCTTCGCCCTGTCCTCGGGCCTCCAGAATTTCGGCTACACCGCGATTCCGGTGGTGGAAAAACTGTGGTCGGCGGGTGCGGTGGCGGTGCTGGCGGTGCATAATCTCGGCGTGGAGCTGGCGGTGTGGTCGGTGGGCGTCATGCTGCTCAGCGGCTCCAATACCTTCCAGTGGCGGAAACTGGTGAATGGTCCGGTGTTCGCGGTGGTGGGCGGTCTTCTGTTGGTGGCGACCGGGATCGACCAATCGATCGTGGGTCCTCCCCGCGAAGCGATCCACATGCTCGGTTCCGGGGCCTTTCCGGTGGCGATCATGCTGACCGGCGCGATCTTGCTGGATCTGGCGAAAAACGAGCGTCCGTCGTGGAAGGTGGTGGTCGGTGGCGCGCTGGTGCGGTTGGTCCTATCCCCGCTGGTGATCCTTTCCGCGGCGAAGTTCCTGCCGGTGGCGATCGAGTTGAAGCAGGTGCTGGTGGTGCAGGCGGCGATGCCTGCGGCGATGACGCCGATCCTGCTGGCCCGCCTCTACGGCGGACGCGCCGGGATCGCGGTGCAGGTGGTGGTGGCCACCACCGTGCTGAGCCTGCTGACCATCCCGTGGGTGATCACCTGGGGCTCGGCTTGGGTGGGATTGAAACCGGGGTTGCACTGA
- a CDS encoding glycoside hydrolase family 43 protein: MSVIRFSLRRLALVMLLAVPPAAVADESFSNPINPAADPWMAYADGAYRLATTQGTRVRLWSAPTVAGLKNAEPITIWEKGSGVWAPEFHRLQGPRGLRWYCYFTKTDGEDQRHRMFVMESKTGRIEGPYAEPVQIRTDPKDEFYAIDGSVFETGGKLYFLWAGHPGHRLFISAMKDPFTLAGSRVLIPASGFGCEEVREGPFILIHQDRVFLTYSACDTGKPDYKVGYLWMKKGDDPMKVASWTQRPEPLLQRNDAANVYGPGHHSFFKSADGKEDWIAYHAKTTAEYTYKGRSTRVQKIEWDAEGFPKPIVPVSLETPLKEPGRK; this comes from the coding sequence ATGTCCGTGATCCGTTTCTCCCTCCGTCGCCTCGCTCTTGTCATGCTGCTCGCCGTTCCTCCTGCAGCCGTTGCGGATGAATCGTTCTCTAATCCCATCAATCCCGCCGCCGATCCCTGGATGGCGTATGCGGATGGCGCGTATCGTCTGGCCACCACGCAGGGGACGCGGGTGAGGCTGTGGTCGGCTCCCACCGTCGCCGGATTGAAGAACGCGGAACCGATCACGATTTGGGAGAAGGGCAGCGGTGTCTGGGCCCCGGAGTTTCATCGGTTGCAGGGGCCGAGGGGCCTGAGATGGTACTGCTATTTCACCAAGACCGATGGCGAGGACCAGCGCCACCGGATGTTCGTGATGGAGAGCAAGACCGGCAGGATCGAGGGCCCGTATGCCGAGCCGGTGCAGATCCGCACCGATCCGAAGGATGAGTTCTACGCCATCGACGGCAGCGTCTTCGAAACCGGCGGCAAGCTCTACTTCCTGTGGGCCGGCCATCCGGGGCATCGTCTTTTCATTTCGGCCATGAAGGACCCCTTCACCCTCGCGGGCTCGCGGGTGTTGATTCCCGCCTCCGGTTTCGGCTGCGAGGAGGTTCGCGAAGGCCCGTTCATTCTTATCCACCAGGACCGTGTCTTCCTCACCTACTCGGCGTGCGATACCGGGAAGCCGGACTACAAGGTCGGTTATCTCTGGATGAAGAAGGGGGATGATCCGATGAAGGTGGCATCGTGGACCCAGCGACCCGAACCCCTGCTCCAGAGGAACGATGCCGCGAATGTCTACGGTCCGGGGCATCACAGCTTCTTCAAGTCCGCCGATGGCAAGGAGGACTGGATCGCCTACCACGCCAAGACCACGGCGGAGTACACCTACAAGGGCCGCTCCACCCGGGTACAGAAGATCGAGTGGGATGCGGAGGGTTTTCCCAAACCCATCGTTCCGGTTTCCTTGGAAACTCCGTTGAAGGAGCCGGGGCGGAAGTGA
- a CDS encoding heparinase II/III family protein produces MSILLASTLPLAAAVPAHPRLFMPADAVGPLKSRLGSDPVAKLLHEKAMGRADRTLTEEPVRYEIPDGLRLLGASRNAIAHTLHTAYAWRMTGDRRYFDRCVKELDAVCAFQDWNPKHFLDVGEMATAVAIGYDWLYPDLTPEQRKRYEEALSAKGIAALPEKPPGWWNRATNNWAQVCNGGLMLAADAIQDVKPEQAGPILTHTRDVIKACESFYKPDGAYPEGPAYWHYGSSYHILAMAVEERDAPLKLEPLWQQTSRFLIHSTGSSGMPFNYADAGPGQAEVSPAQTWLATRTGDALAIKSVRDLIQRRYSDKKPPSDRFLPLTLLWLPPAKEAAAPETKAIYRGEQSLAFLRSDWSPGALWLGIKGGTPAASHGHMDSGSFVLDWAGSRWFHDLGSDDYNMPGYFGSQRFTYFRLQNLSHNTLVIGGGLQNPKAASCPVNPFQERDGATTFTIDLSPAYTDQCKEALRKIAFNGGKHEIDFTDALKDPTGPVRWQAVTDAKVTLDGRTATLEKEGHQLVLTTPNEGVAWKLADAKPPTEKEKPNTGFRILSVETPKATEVSLKVHISAK; encoded by the coding sequence TTGTCCATTCTTCTCGCCTCCACCCTGCCCCTTGCCGCCGCTGTGCCTGCCCACCCGCGGTTGTTCATGCCCGCTGACGCCGTCGGACCGCTGAAATCCCGGCTCGGATCCGATCCCGTGGCGAAGCTGCTGCATGAGAAGGCCATGGGCCGCGCCGACCGCACGCTCACCGAGGAACCCGTGCGCTATGAGATCCCGGACGGCCTGCGCCTGCTGGGAGCCTCCCGCAATGCCATCGCCCACACCCTGCACACCGCCTACGCCTGGCGGATGACCGGGGACCGCCGGTATTTCGATCGCTGCGTGAAGGAACTTGATGCCGTCTGCGCCTTCCAGGACTGGAACCCGAAACACTTCCTCGACGTCGGTGAAATGGCCACCGCGGTCGCCATCGGCTACGATTGGCTCTATCCGGACCTCACCCCGGAGCAGCGGAAGCGCTACGAGGAAGCCCTGTCTGCGAAAGGCATCGCCGCCCTGCCGGAGAAGCCTCCGGGCTGGTGGAACCGCGCCACCAACAACTGGGCGCAGGTTTGCAATGGTGGTCTGATGCTCGCGGCGGATGCCATCCAGGACGTGAAACCCGAGCAGGCCGGACCGATCCTCACCCACACCCGCGATGTCATCAAAGCCTGCGAGAGCTTCTATAAGCCGGATGGAGCCTATCCGGAAGGCCCCGCCTACTGGCACTACGGCAGCTCCTATCACATCCTCGCCATGGCTGTGGAGGAACGCGATGCCCCATTGAAACTGGAGCCGCTGTGGCAACAGACCAGCCGCTTCCTCATCCACTCCACCGGCTCCAGCGGCATGCCATTCAACTACGCCGATGCCGGTCCCGGCCAAGCCGAGGTGTCCCCCGCACAAACCTGGCTCGCCACCCGCACCGGCGATGCCCTCGCCATCAAGAGTGTCCGGGATCTCATCCAGCGCCGCTACAGCGACAAGAAGCCGCCGTCAGACCGCTTCCTGCCGCTCACCCTGCTGTGGCTGCCTCCCGCGAAGGAGGCCGCCGCGCCGGAAACCAAGGCCATCTACCGCGGCGAGCAATCACTGGCCTTCCTCCGCAGCGATTGGTCGCCGGGCGCGCTCTGGCTGGGCATCAAGGGCGGCACGCCCGCCGCCTCCCACGGGCACATGGACAGCGGCTCCTTCGTGCTCGATTGGGCTGGCAGCCGCTGGTTCCACGACCTCGGCTCGGATGACTACAACATGCCCGGCTACTTCGGCAGCCAGCGTTTCACTTACTTCCGCCTCCAGAATCTCTCGCACAACACCCTCGTCATCGGCGGCGGACTGCAGAACCCGAAGGCAGCGTCCTGCCCGGTGAACCCCTTCCAGGAACGCGATGGTGCCACCACCTTCACCATCGACCTCAGCCCCGCCTACACCGACCAGTGCAAGGAAGCCCTGCGCAAGATCGCCTTCAACGGCGGGAAGCATGAGATCGATTTCACCGATGCCCTCAAGGACCCCACCGGCCCCGTCCGCTGGCAGGCCGTGACCGACGCCAAGGTCACACTCGACGGCCGCACCGCCACCTTGGAAAAAGAAGGCCACCAGCTCGTGCTCACCACGCCCAACGAGGGCGTGGCTTGGAAGCTCGCCGACGCCAAACCTCCCACGGAGAAGGAAAAACCGAACACCGGCTTCCGCATTCTTTCCGTGGAAACCCCCAAGGCCACCGAAGTCTCCCTCAAGGTCCACATTTCCGCGAAGTAG
- the nadC gene encoding carboxylating nicotinate-nucleotide diphosphorylase: protein MEASARVLIELALAEDIGLGDVTASYFVPADRQARAMIVARKEGVISGVDIAQMVFKEVDVALEVEILLPNGSRVSEGAVIMCITGPARSILTAERTALNFLQRLSGVATVTARYADLVKGTQARILDTRKTTPGYRKLEKRAVLNGGGINHRMGLYDRAMVKDNHLVAEGGIAEIQKSIHRLKADHPEVEVELEADRLDQVEAFLELEGVDHILLDNMSPELMRKAVAMRGDRHKPYLEASGNVNLATVRVIAETGVDFISIGSLTHSAPALDLGMDFVAP from the coding sequence GTGGAAGCCTCCGCCCGCGTCCTGATCGAACTCGCCTTGGCCGAAGACATCGGCCTCGGTGACGTGACTGCTTCGTATTTCGTGCCCGCCGACCGGCAGGCGCGCGCCATGATCGTGGCGAGGAAGGAGGGCGTGATTTCCGGAGTCGACATCGCCCAGATGGTCTTCAAGGAAGTGGACGTCGCCCTTGAGGTGGAGATCCTGCTTCCAAATGGCAGCCGCGTGTCCGAAGGCGCGGTGATCATGTGCATCACCGGTCCCGCCCGCTCGATCCTTACCGCGGAGCGCACCGCCTTGAATTTCCTCCAGCGGCTCAGTGGCGTGGCCACCGTGACTGCCCGCTATGCCGATCTGGTGAAGGGCACCCAAGCCCGCATCCTGGACACCCGCAAGACCACCCCGGGCTACCGGAAGCTGGAAAAGCGTGCCGTGCTCAATGGCGGCGGCATCAACCACCGGATGGGTCTCTACGATCGCGCGATGGTGAAGGACAACCACCTCGTTGCCGAGGGCGGCATCGCCGAGATCCAGAAATCGATCCATCGCCTGAAGGCCGACCACCCCGAGGTGGAGGTGGAGCTGGAAGCCGACCGCCTGGATCAAGTGGAGGCCTTCCTGGAGCTGGAAGGGGTCGACCACATCCTTCTCGACAACATGTCGCCCGAGCTGATGCGGAAGGCGGTGGCGATGCGCGGCGACCGCCACAAACCCTATCTCGAAGCCAGCGGCAATGTGAACCTCGCGACCGTGCGGGTGATCGCTGAAACCGGTGTGGATTTCATTTCGATCGGCTCGTTGACCCACTCCGCGCCCGCGCTCGACCTGGGCATGGATTTCGTCGCGCCATGA
- a CDS encoding biotin--[acetyl-CoA-carboxylase] ligase, giving the protein MNAVEEFAAVGPLLPDGIRLFIREEIDSTNDEVRRLANAGAADGAVVIANRQISGRGRRGAAWVCPPGEALAFSVLVRPVEPVGLWPRLALAAGLAVAEALELHGVTAGIKWPNDVWIDGRKVCGVLVESGGNHVVIGIGVNVNVGEFPAELADSATSLRLETGEPVDRAGVFAEILRRLDIRRHQIGADFPLLLDAVRSRCVLTGERIRLVSADGPREGFCEGIGAGGELLLSVDGQIERLLQADEVRVVGR; this is encoded by the coding sequence ATGAACGCGGTGGAGGAGTTTGCGGCGGTCGGTCCGCTGTTGCCAGATGGCATACGGCTGTTCATCCGCGAGGAGATCGATTCGACCAATGACGAGGTCCGCCGCCTCGCCAATGCGGGAGCGGCCGATGGAGCGGTGGTGATCGCGAACCGGCAGATCTCCGGTCGGGGCCGTCGCGGGGCCGCGTGGGTGTGTCCGCCCGGGGAAGCGCTGGCGTTTTCGGTGCTGGTGCGTCCGGTGGAGCCGGTCGGCCTGTGGCCGCGGCTCGCGCTGGCGGCCGGACTGGCCGTGGCCGAGGCTCTGGAACTCCATGGCGTGACCGCCGGGATCAAGTGGCCGAACGATGTGTGGATCGATGGCCGGAAGGTGTGCGGCGTGCTCGTGGAATCCGGTGGCAACCACGTGGTCATCGGCATCGGGGTGAATGTGAACGTCGGGGAGTTTCCCGCGGAGCTGGCGGACAGCGCCACCTCGCTGCGTCTGGAAACAGGCGAGCCGGTGGACCGCGCCGGGGTGTTCGCGGAGATCCTGCGGCGTCTCGATATCCGGCGGCATCAGATCGGCGCGGATTTCCCGTTGCTGCTCGATGCGGTGCGTTCCCGCTGCGTGCTTACCGGCGAGCGGATCCGGCTGGTGTCCGCGGATGGTCCGCGTGAGGGCTTCTGCGAAGGCATCGGAGCGGGGGGCGAGCTGCTTCTTTCCGTGGACGGCCAGATCGAACGCCTCCTCCAGGCGGACGAGGTGCGGGTGGTAGGGCGCTGA
- a CDS encoding YkgJ family cysteine cluster protein produces MSDEAIAAVREVYAALAARPVSRNCTGVSQCCRFRLNGRTPFLTKGEALVAARAWRAAGRKEVVPPADGSCPFLGKNGLCQIYDGRPFGCRTHFCEAAGGPYARNEVRDLIQRLEEIDRRLGGNGGVNLPVAVAEAMESLPGGKKQRRR; encoded by the coding sequence ATGTCGGATGAGGCCATCGCCGCGGTGCGCGAGGTTTACGCCGCGCTGGCCGCCCGGCCAGTGTCGCGGAACTGCACCGGCGTATCGCAGTGCTGTCGCTTCCGGCTCAATGGCCGCACGCCGTTCCTTACGAAAGGGGAGGCGCTGGTGGCCGCGCGGGCTTGGCGCGCGGCGGGCAGGAAGGAGGTCGTGCCGCCCGCGGACGGTTCGTGCCCCTTCCTCGGGAAAAACGGCCTGTGCCAGATCTACGACGGCCGCCCCTTCGGCTGCCGCACCCATTTCTGCGAGGCGGCGGGTGGTCCCTATGCCCGGAACGAAGTGCGGGACCTGATCCAGCGGCTCGAGGAGATCGACCGCCGACTCGGCGGCAATGGCGGGGTCAACCTGCCCGTGGCCGTGGCGGAGGCGATGGAGTCCCTGCCCGGTGGTAAAAAGCAAAGACGGAGATAG
- the uxaC gene encoding glucuronate isomerase, whose translation MAYLDDDFLLHSPTARRLYHEVAKDQPILDYHCHLSPREIATDHRWENLADLWLGGDHYKWRLLRANGVNEELITGDATPREKFQAWAETVPYTLRNPIHHWTHLELRRYFGIEKLLSPATADEIWETANARLADPDFSVRGILKKFDVRMVGTTDDPADHLDDHATIAASGFSTKVLPTFRPDKVFQVDRPELFNGWLGRLETTADASIATFSDLLAALQKRHDDFHAAGARLSDHGLDRCPALACTDAEASLIFDKARSGKPVTADEKEKFSFYLMVFFGQLDAARGWTKQLHLGPFRNTNSAMASRLGPDSGFDTIGDTRQGSALVTYLDALASQGALPKVVLYNINPSDNYLFAALTGAFQDGSVPGKIQFGSGWWFADQKNGMELQLDALSSTGLLSRFVGMLTDSRSFLSFPRHEYFRRILCNLIGTEADRGELPDDFEALSGLIRDVCFGNANRHFDLNV comes from the coding sequence ATGGCCTATCTGGACGACGATTTTCTTCTCCACTCCCCGACCGCCCGCCGCCTTTACCATGAGGTCGCGAAGGACCAGCCGATCCTCGATTACCACTGCCACCTTTCCCCGCGCGAGATCGCGACCGACCACCGCTGGGAAAACCTCGCCGATCTCTGGCTGGGCGGTGACCACTACAAGTGGCGCCTGCTCCGCGCCAATGGCGTGAACGAGGAGCTCATCACCGGCGACGCCACGCCGCGCGAGAAGTTCCAAGCCTGGGCGGAAACGGTGCCCTACACCCTGCGCAACCCGATCCACCACTGGACCCACCTCGAGCTGCGCCGCTACTTCGGCATCGAGAAGCTCCTGTCCCCGGCCACCGCCGATGAGATCTGGGAAACCGCCAATGCCCGCCTCGCCGACCCGGATTTCTCGGTCCGCGGCATCTTGAAGAAGTTCGACGTCCGGATGGTCGGCACCACCGATGACCCGGCCGATCACCTCGACGACCACGCCACCATCGCGGCTTCCGGTTTCAGCACCAAGGTGCTGCCCACCTTCCGCCCGGACAAGGTGTTCCAGGTCGACCGCCCGGAACTCTTCAACGGCTGGCTCGGGCGCCTCGAAACCACCGCGGACGCCAGCATCGCCACCTTCTCCGACCTGCTGGCCGCCCTGCAGAAGCGCCACGACGACTTCCACGCCGCCGGTGCCCGCCTGTCCGACCACGGCCTGGACCGCTGCCCCGCCCTGGCCTGCACGGACGCCGAAGCATCGCTGATCTTCGACAAGGCCCGCTCCGGCAAGCCAGTAACCGCCGACGAGAAGGAGAAGTTCTCGTTCTACCTGATGGTCTTCTTCGGCCAGCTCGATGCCGCCCGCGGCTGGACCAAGCAGCTCCACCTCGGCCCCTTCCGCAACACCAACTCCGCCATGGCCTCCCGCCTCGGCCCGGACAGCGGCTTCGACACCATCGGCGACACCCGCCAGGGTTCCGCGCTGGTCACCTACCTGGACGCGCTGGCCTCCCAAGGCGCACTGCCGAAGGTGGTGCTCTACAACATCAACCCGTCCGACAACTACCTCTTCGCCGCCCTCACCGGCGCCTTCCAGGACGGCTCCGTGCCCGGCAAGATCCAGTTCGGCTCCGGCTGGTGGTTCGCGGACCAGAAGAACGGCATGGAACTCCAGCTCGACGCCCTGTCCTCCACCGGCCTGCTCTCGCGCTTCGTCGGCATGCTCACGGACTCGCGCTCGTTCCTGTCGTTCCCGCGCCACGAGTACTTCCGCCGCATCCTCTGCAACCTGATCGGCACCGAAGCTGACCGAGGCGAGCTGCCGGACGACTTCGAAGCCCTCTCCGGCCTGATCCGCGACGTCTGCTTCGGCAATGCCAACCGGCATTTCGACCTGAACGTCTGA
- a CDS encoding secondary thiamine-phosphate synthase enzyme YjbQ, with the protein MPAHAESLELHPRGKGTYEITSEVAGIVARSGISTGTVTVFVRHTSASLVIMENADPSARRDLEVFFDKLVPEDTPWFIHTLEGPDDMPSHIRMALTRTSEVVPVVRGRMTLGTWQGIFLFEHRRAPHHREIVVSVVGE; encoded by the coding sequence ATGCCTGCCCACGCCGAATCCCTCGAACTCCACCCCCGCGGAAAAGGCACCTACGAGATCACCTCGGAGGTGGCGGGGATTGTCGCCCGCTCCGGGATCTCGACCGGCACCGTCACGGTCTTCGTCCGTCACACCAGTGCCAGCCTGGTGATCATGGAGAACGCCGATCCCAGCGCCCGGCGGGATCTGGAGGTGTTCTTCGACAAGCTGGTGCCCGAGGATACCCCGTGGTTCATCCACACGCTGGAGGGGCCGGATGACATGCCCAGCCACATCCGCATGGCGCTCACGCGCACCAGCGAGGTGGTGCCGGTGGTTCGCGGGCGCATGACGCTGGGGACTTGGCAGGGGATTTTTCTCTTCGAGCACCGCCGCGCGCCACACCATCGCGAGATCGTGGTGAGCGTGGTGGGGGAGTGA
- a CDS encoding lactonase family protein — MIKPFALTLLFAAPLLAAPVPVYLGTQTGGKGNSQGIYRTTFDPDNGKFGEVTLAATYRQPGFLTLHPEKPLLYCTGTPATPYEDRTDSIAAFKIETDGKLTLLKDHSTGGRGACHLSLDGTARTMAVANYGDGRISTVRLDADGLPESVASVITNTGTGPRLPRQDKPHAHGVYFTKANNRLYVPDLGLDKVWNHAFDPATSKLGEATFTATEPGAGPRHMTFTADERQAYIIDELDNTVTVCRNDGGKLEPVQRIATLPEGWSGENTTAEIEISPDGKFVYGSNRGHDSIVVFSRDADSGKLTLVQHASCGGKVPRHFKIAPGGKWLLCAHQETNTVTALPLDPTTGKLGTPGEPTACPNPICILFVVGRK; from the coding sequence ATGATCAAACCCTTCGCCCTCACCCTGCTTTTCGCCGCGCCGCTGCTCGCAGCCCCCGTTCCCGTCTATCTCGGCACCCAGACCGGAGGCAAGGGCAACAGCCAAGGCATCTACCGCACCACCTTCGATCCGGACAATGGCAAGTTCGGCGAGGTCACCCTGGCCGCCACCTACCGCCAGCCCGGCTTCCTGACCCTCCATCCCGAAAAGCCGCTGCTCTACTGCACCGGCACCCCGGCCACGCCCTACGAGGACCGCACCGATTCCATCGCCGCCTTCAAGATCGAGACCGACGGCAAGCTGACCCTCCTCAAGGACCACTCCACCGGCGGTCGCGGCGCCTGCCACCTCTCCCTGGACGGCACCGCCCGCACGATGGCCGTGGCCAACTACGGCGACGGCCGTATCTCCACCGTCCGCCTCGATGCCGATGGCCTGCCGGAGAGCGTCGCCTCCGTGATCACCAACACCGGCACCGGTCCGCGACTCCCGCGGCAGGACAAGCCGCACGCCCACGGCGTCTACTTCACCAAGGCCAACAACCGCCTCTACGTCCCGGACCTCGGCCTCGACAAGGTCTGGAACCACGCCTTCGACCCCGCCACCTCCAAGCTCGGCGAGGCCACCTTCACCGCCACCGAACCCGGTGCAGGCCCGCGCCACATGACCTTCACCGCGGACGAACGCCAAGCCTACATCATCGACGAGCTCGACAACACCGTCACCGTCTGTCGCAACGACGGTGGCAAGCTCGAGCCGGTCCAGCGCATCGCCACCCTGCCCGAAGGCTGGAGCGGCGAGAACACCACCGCCGAAATCGAGATCTCGCCTGACGGCAAGTTCGTCTACGGCTCAAACCGCGGCCACGACTCCATCGTCGTCTTCTCGCGTGATGCGGACAGCGGCAAGCTCACGCTCGTCCAGCACGCCTCCTGCGGCGGCAAGGTCCCGCGTCACTTCAAGATCGCCCCGGGTGGCAAGTGGCTGCTCTGCGCCCACCAGGAAACGAACACCGTGACCGCCCTGCCGCTCGATCCCACCACCGGAAAACTCGGAACTCCCGGTGAGCCAACCGCTTGCCCGAATCCGATTTGCATCCTCTTCGTCGTGGGGCGAAAATAA
- a CDS encoding SDR family NAD(P)-dependent oxidoreductase — MSPLQGQTILVTGASSGIGRALCEQLVYRGANVLGVTRRPSALPEDVSPIVADLSQRDEVSTVFRGLGRIDALVNSAGIAHLAPIINGNPADWEEMWRVNVLALTLCCQLSLRHFPADGGRIVNVSSMSGHRVPPTGGFYSPTKFAVRAVTDSLRHELKAAGSKIQVSSVSPGFVDTPLLETYFLGREETLKGIRAHMKMLTPVDVAYCILTILEAPAHVEIGDIQLRSSDQPQ, encoded by the coding sequence ATGTCTCCTCTCCAAGGTCAGACCATCCTCGTCACCGGTGCCTCCAGCGGCATCGGCCGCGCGCTGTGCGAACAGCTCGTCTATCGCGGTGCGAACGTGCTCGGCGTGACCCGCCGCCCCTCCGCACTGCCGGAGGACGTCAGCCCGATCGTGGCCGACCTGTCGCAGCGGGACGAGGTTTCCACCGTGTTCCGCGGCCTCGGCCGGATCGACGCGCTGGTGAACTCCGCCGGCATCGCCCACCTCGCCCCGATCATCAATGGCAACCCGGCCGATTGGGAGGAGATGTGGCGCGTGAACGTGCTGGCCCTCACGCTCTGCTGCCAGCTCTCGCTGCGTCATTTCCCGGCCGATGGCGGACGGATCGTGAATGTGTCCTCCATGAGCGGCCACCGAGTGCCGCCGACCGGTGGCTTTTACTCGCCGACGAAGTTCGCGGTGCGGGCCGTGACCGATTCCCTGCGCCACGAGCTGAAGGCGGCGGGCTCGAAGATCCAGGTCTCCAGCGTGTCCCCGGGCTTCGTCGACACGCCGCTGTTGGAAACCTATTTCCTGGGCCGCGAGGAGACGTTGAAAGGCATCCGCGCGCACATGAAGATGCTCACTCCGGTGGACGTCGCGTATTGCATCCTCACCATCCTGGAAGCCCCCGCCCACGTGGAGATCGGAGACATCCAGCTTCGCAGTTCGGACCAGCCGCAGTAG
- a CDS encoding zinc-binding alcohol dehydrogenase family protein, producing the protein MKAIGATSADRSSLTFIDLAEPVPGPHDLLVKVAAVAVNPVDTKIRKTLGGSLEPRVLGWDAAGTVVAVGSEVADFRVDDEVFYAGDVTRPGSNSELQLVDSRIVAHKPTTIGFAEAAAWPLVSLTAWELLFERMGVDEHGGDAGKALLVINGAGGVGSALIQLAKHAGLEVIATASRENTETWCRDLGADHVVSHREPLAPQLSALGFSEVPFIVNLHEPSAYWQQMGELIAPLGAIGMIVEPLEALKIGDPFKAKCVRIAWEFMFSRSKFQTHDMSRQGEILEEIACRIEAGQLKPLMTRNLGTITPDHLREAHEALEGGSVYGKWVLEGWA; encoded by the coding sequence ATGAAAGCCATCGGCGCCACTTCCGCGGATCGTTCCAGCCTCACCTTCATCGACCTCGCCGAGCCGGTGCCCGGTCCCCACGACCTGCTGGTGAAAGTGGCCGCCGTGGCGGTGAACCCGGTGGACACGAAGATCCGCAAGACCCTCGGTGGCTCCCTCGAGCCCCGCGTCCTCGGCTGGGACGCCGCGGGCACGGTGGTGGCGGTGGGTTCCGAGGTGGCCGATTTCCGCGTGGACGACGAGGTGTTCTACGCCGGTGACGTGACCCGGCCGGGCTCGAACTCGGAGCTCCAACTCGTGGACTCCCGCATCGTGGCGCACAAGCCGACGACGATCGGTTTCGCGGAAGCCGCGGCCTGGCCGCTGGTGTCGCTCACCGCCTGGGAGTTGTTGTTCGAACGCATGGGCGTGGACGAGCACGGCGGCGATGCGGGCAAGGCCCTGCTCGTCATCAATGGCGCGGGCGGCGTGGGATCGGCGCTGATCCAACTCGCAAAACACGCGGGCCTGGAAGTCATCGCCACCGCCTCCCGCGAGAATACGGAAACGTGGTGCCGCGACCTGGGCGCGGACCATGTGGTGAGCCACCGCGAGCCGCTGGCCCCGCAGCTCTCCGCCCTCGGTTTTTCCGAAGTGCCCTTCATCGTGAACCTGCACGAGCCCTCTGCCTACTGGCAGCAGATGGGCGAGCTGATCGCGCCGCTGGGGGCGATCGGGATGATCGTGGAGCCGCTGGAGGCGCTGAAAATCGGCGATCCCTTCAAGGCGAAGTGCGTCCGCATCGCCTGGGAGTTCATGTTCTCCCGCTCGAAGTTCCAGACCCACGACATGTCCCGCCAGGGGGAGATCCTTGAGGAAATCGCGTGCCGGATCGAAGCCGGCCAGCTCAAGCCGTTGATGACGCGAAACCTCGGCACGATCACCCCGGACCACCTGCGCGAAGCCCACGAGGCGCTGGAAGGCGGCAGCGTGTATGGCAAGTGGGTGCTTGAAGGGTGGGCGTGA